In the genome of Raphanus sativus cultivar WK10039 chromosome 4, ASM80110v3, whole genome shotgun sequence, one region contains:
- the LOC108848678 gene encoding uncharacterized protein LOC108848678: MASSSPTQRTHVPIPPEPGGRSLTQDANEPPVPIHIVTEPLQLPADFLNPSPENKLVVGFDCEGVDLCRHGKLCIMQIAFPNAIYLVDVIQGGDVLMRACKPALESTYITKVIHDCKRDSEALYFQFGIRLHNVVDTQIAFSLIEEQEGRRRPLDDYISFVSLLADPRYCGISYEEKEEVRVLMRQDPKFWTYRPMTELMIRAAADDVRFLLYLYHKMMAKLSQRSLWHLAVRGSLYCRCLCCMNDTDFANWPTVPPLPDNLKIGDQCPEEEILSVLDVPPGKMGRVIGRKGASILAIKEACNAEILIGGAKGPPDKIFVIGPVKEVRKAEAILRGRMIDY, from the exons ATGGCGTCGTCTTCTCCAACTCAGCGTACTCACGTCCCGATCCCTCCTGAGCCAG GAGGAAGGTCATTGACGCAAGATGCTAATGAGCCACCTGTTCCTATTCACATAGTGACAGAGCCTTTGCAGCTTCCCGCTGATTTCTTAAACCCTTCTCCTGAAAACAAGCTGGTCGTTGGTTTTGACTGCGAGGGTGTTGACCTCTGCCGACATGGCAAGCTTTGTATCATGCAG ATTGCATTCCCTAATGCAATATACCTGGTTGATGTCATCCAAGGTGGAGATGTGCTTATGAGAGCATGTAAGCCTGCACTCGAGTCTACTTACATCACCAAAGTCATTCACGATTGCAAACGTGACAGTGAG GCCTTGTACTTTCAGTTTGGGATAAGGTTGCACAATGTTGTGGACACTCAA ATTGCTTTTTCTCTGATAGAAGAACAAGAAGGCAGGAGGAGACCTCTAGATGACTACATATCGTTTGTTTCCCTCCTTGCTGATCCACGCTACTGCG GCATATCTtatgaagagaaagaagaagttCGTGTGCTCATGCGGCAG gaCCCAAAGTTCTGGACATACAGGCCAATGACTGAGCTCATGATCCGTGCAGCCGCAGATGATGTCCGCTTCCTTCTGTATCTCTATCACAAAATGATGGCCAAACTGAGCCAGCGGTCATTATGGCACCTGGCAGTTCGTGGCTCTTTGTACTGTAGGTGTCTCTGCTGCATGAATGATACTGATTTTGCTAATTGGCCAACTGTCCCGCCGCTTCCAG ATAACTTGAAGATCGGAGATCAATGTCCTGAAGAAGAAATATTGTCAGTGCTTGATGTTCCACCAGGAAAGATGGGACGTGTGATTGGAAGGAAAGGAGCATCAATCCTTGCCATTAAGGAAGCTTGCAA TGCTGAAATTCTAATTGGAGGGGCAAAGGGTCCACCTGACAAG ATATTTGTGATTGGACCCGTGAAGGAGGTGCGTAAGGCGGAGGCGATACTAAGAGGAAGGATGATAGACTATTGA
- the LOC108854558 gene encoding protein EARLY FLOWERING 3 isoform X1, with protein sequence MMKRGKEEEEKISVEPMFPRLNVKDDKGGGPRAPPRNKMALYEHLSIPSHTFTTHHNASFPRHTNSFFPPPPRPFNQPCGVERNLTSQHLDSSASGHVTQLSLMENVSTLPHQRKKTVREDDDFAVPVYTTNSQCPGRTKSEKRTTLFRDQAKGGGFANSLGSSATHGMELEINDSLRQESTSTRMIDQDGDESSRVMETDDGVEESHCKSRRYVSVGHIDEEACDDDDLMVDSSISSVDAFSPDEVVGVLGQKRFWRARKAIANQQRIFAVQLFELHRLIKVQRLIASSSDVLLDEISYLGKVAAKSYPVKKLLPSESIVKPPPLPHATDHRSSHSEKTDQQHKMECSAENVVGKSSNQGQNQPSPPAVNGCYYPPPLPGGNQQWLIPVMSPSEGLVYKPHPGPGGHHTEALVCGGYYGHFMPAPMIMGSFMGGGGSPPFPGNVYFPPYGMMNPYGSGQQQQQPPNEQMNQFLHPGNLQYASAVNTQQQSSVNEAVSQQQPTKSYPRARKSRQRSTGSSSPSGTNSFRPLSVVDDDDNNEQMMTTTTTTTRTTVTQTTREGGGGVARVIKVVPHNAKLASENAARIFRSIQEERKHYDSFSNHS encoded by the exons ATGATGAAGAGAgggaaagaagaggaggagaagataTCAGTAGAACCCATGTTTCCTCGACTAAATGTGAAGGATGACAAAGGAGGAGGACCTCGAGCTCCTCCTAGAAACAAGATGGCTCTCTATGAGCACCTTTCCATCCCTTCTCACACCTTTACTACTCATCATAATGCTTCCTTCCCACGTCACACCAACTCTTtctttcctcctcctcctcgacCATTTAACCAG CCTTGTGGCGTGGAAAGAAACTTGACTTCCCAGCATCTTGATTCTTCAGCTTCTGGCCATGTAACCCAATTGTCTCTCATGGAAAATGTGTCAACTTTACCACATCAAAGGAAAAAAACGGTACGAGAGGATGATGATTTTGCGGTTCCAGTATATACTACTAATAGTCAGTGTCCTGGTAGAACCAAGAGTGAAAAACGCACCACACTGTTTAGAGACCAGGCCAAGGGCGGTGGCTTTGCTAACTCTTTAGGTTCATCAGCTACACATGGGATGGAACTTGAAATAAATGATTCCTTGAGACAAGAGTCTACAAGTACTAGGATGATAGACCAAGATGGTGATGAATCTAGTAGAGTGATGGAAACTGATGATGGAGTTGAAGAATCTCATTGCAAAAGTAGAAGATACGTCTCTGTGGGGCATATAGATGAAGAGGCATGTGATGATGATGACCTGATGGTGGATTCTTCTATATCCAGCGTAGACGCCTTCTCTCCTGATGAAGTTGTGGGAGTATTAGGTCAAAAACGTTTCTGGAGAGCTAGGAAAGCTATTGCCAA TCAACAAAGAATATTTGCGGTTCAACTATTTGAGTTGCACAGACTCATTAAG gTTCAAAGACTTATTGCTTCATCATCGGATGTCTTGCTCGATGAGATTAGTTATCTCGGAAAAGTTGCTGCTAAAAGCTATCCCGTGAAGAAGCTTCTTCCCTCAGAATCTATAGTAAAGCCTCCTCCTCTTCCCCACGCTACCGACCACAGAAGCAGCCACTCGGAGAAGACTGACCAACAACATAAAATGGAATGCTCAGCTGAGAACGTAGTCGGGAAGTCGTCAAACCAAGGTCAGAATCAACCGTCACCACCAGCTGTAAATGGATGTTACTATCCTCCTCCTCTCCCTGGAGGAAATCAGCAATGGTTGATCCCTGTAATGTCTCCTTCCGAAGGGCTAGTATACAAGCCTCACCCAGGTCCAGGAGGACACCACACAGAGGCCCTCGTCTGTGGAGGCTATTATGGTCATTTTATGCCTGCACCGATGATAATGGGTAGTTTCATGGGGGGTGGTGGTTCACCTCCTTTTCCTGGTAATGTCTACTTCCCTCCTTATGGTATGATGAACCCTTACGGTTCAggccaacaacaacaacagccaCCCAATGAGCAAATGAATCAGTTTCTGCATCCTGGAAACCTTCAGTACGCATCGGCTGTGAACACCCAACAACAGAGCTCCGTGAACGAAGCGGTCTCACAACAACAGCCAACAAAATCTTATCCCCGGGCTAGAAAGAGCAGGCAAAGGAGCACAGGAAGCAGTAGTCCAAGTGGTACGAACTCCTTTCGGCCATTGTCAgtggttgatgatgatgacaacAATGAGCAAATGATGACGACAACCACAACAACGACGAGAACGACTGTTACTCAGACAACAAGAGAAGGAGGTGGTGGGGTGGCGAGAGTGATAAAGGTGGTTCCGCACAACGCCAAGCTGGCGAGTGAGAACGCTGCAAGGATTTTCCGGTCGATACAGGAAGAACGTAAACACTACGACTCCTTTTCTAACCACTCTTAa
- the LOC108854558 gene encoding protein EARLY FLOWERING 3 isoform X2 has translation MENVSTLPHQRKKTVREDDDFAVPVYTTNSQCPGRTKSEKRTTLFRDQAKGGGFANSLGSSATHGMELEINDSLRQESTSTRMIDQDGDESSRVMETDDGVEESHCKSRRYVSVGHIDEEACDDDDLMVDSSISSVDAFSPDEVVGVLGQKRFWRARKAIANQQRIFAVQLFELHRLIKVQRLIASSSDVLLDEISYLGKVAAKSYPVKKLLPSESIVKPPPLPHATDHRSSHSEKTDQQHKMECSAENVVGKSSNQGQNQPSPPAVNGCYYPPPLPGGNQQWLIPVMSPSEGLVYKPHPGPGGHHTEALVCGGYYGHFMPAPMIMGSFMGGGGSPPFPGNVYFPPYGMMNPYGSGQQQQQPPNEQMNQFLHPGNLQYASAVNTQQQSSVNEAVSQQQPTKSYPRARKSRQRSTGSSSPSGTNSFRPLSVVDDDDNNEQMMTTTTTTTRTTVTQTTREGGGGVARVIKVVPHNAKLASENAARIFRSIQEERKHYDSFSNHS, from the exons ATGGAAAATGTGTCAACTTTACCACATCAAAGGAAAAAAACGGTACGAGAGGATGATGATTTTGCGGTTCCAGTATATACTACTAATAGTCAGTGTCCTGGTAGAACCAAGAGTGAAAAACGCACCACACTGTTTAGAGACCAGGCCAAGGGCGGTGGCTTTGCTAACTCTTTAGGTTCATCAGCTACACATGGGATGGAACTTGAAATAAATGATTCCTTGAGACAAGAGTCTACAAGTACTAGGATGATAGACCAAGATGGTGATGAATCTAGTAGAGTGATGGAAACTGATGATGGAGTTGAAGAATCTCATTGCAAAAGTAGAAGATACGTCTCTGTGGGGCATATAGATGAAGAGGCATGTGATGATGATGACCTGATGGTGGATTCTTCTATATCCAGCGTAGACGCCTTCTCTCCTGATGAAGTTGTGGGAGTATTAGGTCAAAAACGTTTCTGGAGAGCTAGGAAAGCTATTGCCAA TCAACAAAGAATATTTGCGGTTCAACTATTTGAGTTGCACAGACTCATTAAG gTTCAAAGACTTATTGCTTCATCATCGGATGTCTTGCTCGATGAGATTAGTTATCTCGGAAAAGTTGCTGCTAAAAGCTATCCCGTGAAGAAGCTTCTTCCCTCAGAATCTATAGTAAAGCCTCCTCCTCTTCCCCACGCTACCGACCACAGAAGCAGCCACTCGGAGAAGACTGACCAACAACATAAAATGGAATGCTCAGCTGAGAACGTAGTCGGGAAGTCGTCAAACCAAGGTCAGAATCAACCGTCACCACCAGCTGTAAATGGATGTTACTATCCTCCTCCTCTCCCTGGAGGAAATCAGCAATGGTTGATCCCTGTAATGTCTCCTTCCGAAGGGCTAGTATACAAGCCTCACCCAGGTCCAGGAGGACACCACACAGAGGCCCTCGTCTGTGGAGGCTATTATGGTCATTTTATGCCTGCACCGATGATAATGGGTAGTTTCATGGGGGGTGGTGGTTCACCTCCTTTTCCTGGTAATGTCTACTTCCCTCCTTATGGTATGATGAACCCTTACGGTTCAggccaacaacaacaacagccaCCCAATGAGCAAATGAATCAGTTTCTGCATCCTGGAAACCTTCAGTACGCATCGGCTGTGAACACCCAACAACAGAGCTCCGTGAACGAAGCGGTCTCACAACAACAGCCAACAAAATCTTATCCCCGGGCTAGAAAGAGCAGGCAAAGGAGCACAGGAAGCAGTAGTCCAAGTGGTACGAACTCCTTTCGGCCATTGTCAgtggttgatgatgatgacaacAATGAGCAAATGATGACGACAACCACAACAACGACGAGAACGACTGTTACTCAGACAACAAGAGAAGGAGGTGGTGGGGTGGCGAGAGTGATAAAGGTGGTTCCGCACAACGCCAAGCTGGCGAGTGAGAACGCTGCAAGGATTTTCCGGTCGATACAGGAAGAACGTAAACACTACGACTCCTTTTCTAACCACTCTTAa
- the LOC108853114 gene encoding putative protease Do-like 3, mitochondrial has product MIRSVCTMSRFCSHSSGLVPRFLVVRNSSAPKIATLRYVSSSNLRCFSSNTSTDPAPSDASKNKITAVVKNFSFSSIFQVWMNGLVQQEKEESVVNEAKDTTPSVAHQEKKEQVVNEAKDTTPSVTNQEKEEPVVNEANNTTPSVTHQEKKESSSDEAIKTTPSVTHQEKKESSVVEAKKKTPSAIDLALNSVVKVFTVSSKPRLFQPWQISMQNECSGSGFLISGKKIITNAHVVANHTSVKVKKHGSATKYKAKVRMIGHECDLAILEVNNDEFWEGMNFLELGDVPKLQEEVHLVGYPCGGDSISVTKGVVSRVELREYSHSSTELLTIQIDAAINSGNSGGPVFLGNKVAGVAFEGLFWSDGIGYMIPTPVVKHFLDGVEEKHVSFGSINLSYQLMGNAQLRNYFKMGKDMTGILVNEINPLSDAYNFLKKDDVILAIDGVRIGNDSKVPFLNQDTVTFKHLVSMKKPSETALIKVLREGKEYEFNVGLKPVQPLVPLHNFDKQRSYYIYGGFLFVPLSQPYIDGSDMCDCPSKKMPKKASEQIVIISQILEDDINAGYASFEDLQVKKVNGVEVDNLKHLCQVIEDCSTSYLRLDLENEKVLILNNKLARKANSTILKDLKIPSAMSDDLKPKQVKRGRLVPRHSKKKNKSQ; this is encoded by the exons ATGATTCGCTCTGTCTGTACCATGTCGAGGTTCTGCAGCCACTCGAGCGGTCTTGTTCCTCGATTCCTTGTTGTTCGTAACAGTTCTGCCCCGAAGATTGCAACGCTGAGATATGTTTCATCTTCTAATTTGCGCTGTTTTTCTTCCAACACATCAACCGATCCCGCACCATCCGACGCTTCAAAAAATAAGATAACCGCGGTGGTGAAGAACTTTTCGTTCTCTAGCATCTTTCAAGTTTGGATGAATGGACTTGTTCAACAAGAGAAAGAAGAATCTGTTGTGAATGAAGCGAAGGACACTACTCCTTCGGTTGCTCATCAAGAGAAAAAAGAACAAGTTGTGAACGAAGCGAAGGACACAACTCCTTCGGTTACTAATCAAGAGAAAGAAGAACCTGTTGTGAATGAAGCGAACAACACAACTCCTTCGGTTACTCATCAAGAGAAAAAAGAATCTAGTTcggatgaagcaataaagacaACTCCTTCGGTTACTCATCAAGAGAAAAAAGAATCTAGTGTGGTAGaagcaaaaaagaaaactcCTTCTGCTATTGATTTAGCTCTTAACTCAGTGGTTAAGGTCTTCACTGTCTCTAGCAAGCCTAGACTTTTTCAACCTTGGCAGATTAGTATGCAGAATGAATGCTCTGGCTCTg GATTTTTAATCTCGGGAAAGAAGATTATTACAAACGCGCATGTGGTGGCTAATCACACATCAGTTAAAGTAAAAAAGCACGGTTCAGCCACCAAGTACAAAGCAAAAGTTCGAATGATTGGGCATGAATGTGATTTAGCCATCTTGGAGGTCAATAACGACGAGTTTTGGGAGGGAATGAACTTCTTGGAGCTTGGAGATGTACCCAAGCTGCAGGAAGAGGTGCACCTTGTTGGCTATCCTTGTG GTGGTGACAGTATATCCGTTACAAAAGGTGTTGTTTCGAGAGTTGAACTAAGAGAATATAGTCACAGCTCTACGGAGCTACTCACAATACAAATAGATGCAGCTATCAATTCTGGAAACAGTGGTGGTCCGGTTTTTTTGGGAAACAAAGTTGCTGGTGTAGCATTTGAAGGTTTGTTCTGGTCCGATGGTATTGG CTACATGATTCCAACTCCAGTAGTTAAACACTTTTTAGACGGTGTTGAAGAAAAACATGTTAGTTTCGGCTCTATTAACTTGTCGTATCAGTTGATGGGTAATGCCCAACTTCGTAACTATTTCAAGATGGGCAAAGATATGACTGGGATTCTTGTAAACGAAATAAACCCGCTGTCAGATGCTTACAACTTTCTGAAAAAGGATGATGTTATTCTCGCCATTGATGGCGTTCGTATAGGAAACGATAGTAAAG TTCCGTTTCTTAACCAGGACACAGTAACTTTCAAGCATTTGGTCTCTATGAAGAAACCATCTGAAACCGCTTTAATTAAAGTCTTAAGAGAGGGAAAAGAGTATGAGTTCAATGTCGGTCTAAAACCT GTGCAACCACTAGTTCCATTGCATAATTTTGACAAGCAGCGAAGTTACTATATATACGGGGGTTTTCTTTTTGTACCTCTATCTCAACCATACATTGATGGCTCTGATATGTGCGATTGTCCTTCAAAAAAGATGCCCAAGAAAGCCAGTGAACAGATAGTAATAATTTCTCAG ATCTTAGAGGATGACATTAATGCAGGATACGCCAGTTTTGAAGATTTGCAG GTGAAGAAAGTGAATGGAGTTGAAGTGGATAATCTGAAGCATCTATGTCAAGTCATAGAGGACTGTAGCACCAGTTATTTGAGGTTGGATTTGGAAAACGAAAAGGTTCTCATCCTCAATAATAAGTTGGCAAGAAAAGCCAACTCTACGATCTTGAAAGACCTCAAAATACCGTCGGCCATGTCTGATGACCTTAAACCTAAACAGGTTAAAAGGGGCCGCTTAGTTCCTCGGCATAGCAAGAAAAAGAATAAATCCCAATAA
- the LOC130510947 gene encoding meiosis-specific protein ASY2-like → MRELPDLSLVVGKQLGFVEPDQSSNANSSDPGEPRATESDGAQLVRKSGSKRKERGGVSSEEKQAEETSTGGGAGSEKKRARKDPVEVRPSSVERGELQALEPSNNSRDDVLPDPSLDGGLQGTSSKVKKSKKNNKKSAGEPSGHEIAPNTEKETVEAPTTAVSLPKAAVREDARGSKRSSPKAQEGKAVPKNLQGFCPDKVDFIFKRDTPLVCNERDCARFVRQVRGSREHLPLVKDLVFQNEYTAAAGSSVKSQGDWNEVVRIYDKELKRTYGVIDRQRRNTKEATVALEVMLKKKDEAVIAEAAMRDELFQKEAAMNKELKRARELVKALEKEKTKLANEKKTLEEEKAAAALEHSKEMDRLRESRRYEVTHERIRVMAAMHGKAAARFQRIQDRESRRDNFEDARCMLGQARGMRRCLEGMKAAGKNISQGDIDIYAGQERHYDAEVKRLIVDDLLEKDLSLSPLVLESRFVIQEMMDKIDKFGSNMDLLDSEAAKALRTPLRAPGDRSEEPSKSLLDTVQSPARPDAVLPGQEVALKDPSVAEETNKSAPDEPISNTPVNISDSPSFEDADSGASEGHLEGADSGASEEHPEEDLPALD, encoded by the exons ATGAGGGAACTGCCGGATCTAAGTTTGGTGGTTGGGAAGCAACTCGGGTTCGTGGAACCGGACCAAAGCTCTAACGCAAACTCCTCTGATCCCGGGGAGCCGAGGGCGACTGAGTCGGACGGGGCTCAGCTCGTGAGAAAGTCGGGGAGCAAGAGGAAGGAGAGGGGAGGCGTTTCTTCCGAGGAGAAGCAAGCCGAGGAGACTTCCACCGGTGGGGGCGCCGGATCGGAGAAGAAGCGGGCGCGCAAGGATCCCGTTGAGGTTCGGCCTTCCTCTGTGGAGAGAGGTGAGCTCCAGGCCTTGGAGCCTAGCAACAATTCTCGAGACGACGTTCTCCCGGATCCGTCTCTCGATGGTGGTCTTCAGGGGACTTCTTCTAAGGTGAAGAAGTCgaaaaagaataataagaaGAGTGCCGGCGAACCCTCGGGGCACGAGATAGCGCCCAATACGGAGAAGGAAACCGTGGAGGCTCCGACTACTGCCGTTTCCCTCCCAAAGGCGGCGGTTCGTGAAGATGCCCGGGGATCGAAAAGGTCCTCTCCGAAGGCTCAGGAGGGTAAGGCTGTGCCGAAGAACCTGCAGGGGTTTTGCCCGGATAAAGTGGACTTCATTTTCAAGCGGGACACTCCTCTCGTTTGTAACGAGAGAGATTGCGCTCGTTTCGTCCGCCAAGTCCGGGGAAGTAGGGAGCATCTCCCACTCGTCAAGGACTTAGTTTTCCAAAACGAGTACACCGCTGCTGCCGGTTCCTCGGTTAAG AGCCAAGGTGACTGGAACGAGGTCGTCCGCATATACGACAAGGAGCTGAAGAGGACCTATGGTGTGATTGATAGGCAACGGCGCAACACCAAGGAGGCGACTGTCGCCTTAGAGGTCATGCtcaagaagaaggacgaagcgGTTATTGCAGAAGCGGCCATGAGGGATGAGCTCTTCCAGAAAGAGGCGGCTATGAACAAGGAGCTGAAGCGAGCCCGGGAGTTGGTTAAAGCGCTCGAGAAAGAGAAAACCAAGCTGGCAAACGAGAAGAAGACCCTCGAGGAAGAGAAGGCGGCTGCTGCCTTAGAGCATTCCAAGGAGATGGATCGTCTCCGAGAGTCGCGCCGCTATGAGGTTACTCACGAACGGATCCGAGTAATGGCGGCGATGCATGGGAAAGCCGCCGCTCGCTTCCAGAGGATCCAGGATCGGGAGTCCCGTCGTGATAACTTTGAGGATGCGAGATGCATGCTCGGCCAGGCTCGGGGGATGAGACGTTGCCTCGAAGGGATGAAAGCGGCAGGTAAAAACATCTCTCAGGGAGATATTGATATCTACGCCGGGCAAGAGAGGCATTATGATGCGGAGGTGAAGCGTTTGATCGTAGATGATCTTCTCGAGAAGGACCTTTCTTTATCTCCTCTCGTGCTCGAGTCGAGGTTCGTTATCCAGGAGATGATGGATAAAATCGACAAATTTGGGTCGAACATGGACTTGCTCGACTCCGAGGCCGCCAAGGCGCTTCGCACTCCCCTCAGAGCACCAGGGGATCGATCCGAAGAGCCGTCAAAGAGCCTTCTCGACACCGTTCAGTCGCCAGCTCGCCCTGATGCTGTCCTCCCGGGTCAAGAAGTTGCCCTTAAGGACCCTTCCGTGGCTGAGGAGACGAACAAGTCAGCTCCCGACGAACCGATCTCCAACACGCCGGTCAATATCTCCGACTCGCCGTCATTCGAGGATGCGGATTCTGGCGCGAGTGAAGGACATCTCGAGGGGGCGGACTCTGGCGCGAGCGAAGAACATCCCGAGGAGGATCTTCCTGCCTTGGATTAG